CATCAAGTAATACATACTGTGACAACCACTCATTTAAAAATGCTTCAACATTTCCAGCAGAAGCAAAACTACCCACCTTATCTCTCATCATTGCTTTTAAATAATGAGCGATGCGTGAAACGGCCATGATGTACTGAATTTGACTCGATAAAGCAGAGTTAGCATTTGCTGTATCATTGTCATATTTTTTAGGTTTTTGAGTTGATTGCGCGCCAAAGAAAGCAGCGTAATCCGTATTTTTACAATGCACTAAAGGAATAAAGCCCAAATCGCTTAATTCTTTTTCGCGGCGATCAGTAATCGCAATTTCTGTTGGACACTTGAATACCACTTCACCATCTTGTGTTTTAAACGTATGAACTGGTAAGCCTTCGACTAAACCACCGCCTTCAACACCGCGAATTGCCGCACACCAACCATGCATATCAAATGCATTTGTTAAACGAGTACCGAAAGCATAAGCAGCATTCATCCACAAATATTCGTTGTGGTTTGCACCCGAAACATCTTCAGCAAAGTTAAACCCTTCTGTAGCTGTTCCTTCCTTTGGATGATAAGGAAGACGACCAAGCACATGTGGCAAGGTTAAAGCAACATAACGCGCATCTTCACTATCACGGAATGAACGCCATTGAACATATTCAGCCGTTTCAAAGATTTTTGAAACATCTCTAGGGCGATCAATATCTGTAAATGACTCAAGACCAAGAATGCTTGGGCTAGCAGCAGAAATAAATGGTGCATGAGCTGCAGCAGCAATGTGAGAGATTTGCTCAAGCAAATACATATCAGAAGGCGTGCGATCAAACTCAAAATCACCAATCAATGCTGAATATGGTGCACCACCAAAAGACCCATACTCTTCTTCATAGATTTTTTTAAACAAAGTACTTTGATCGAAATCTGTAGCACCTTGAAAATCTTTAACCAACTCTTTTTTAGTCGTATTTAACATACGAATTTTAATGAGAGGATTAGACGGTGTTTCTTGACAGAAGTAGTAAAGACCACGCCAAGTTGACTCAATCTTTTGGAATTGTTCATTGTGCATGATCTGACTTAATTGATTTGAAATCAGTGCATCAATTTCCGCAATACGCTTATCGATTGATAAAGTCATATTTTCAGAAACTGTAATTGTTCCTGCCATTACTTCTTTGGCAAGTTCACCGATTAAGCTTTTTGCACGCGAATGTTCTTCTTCATTTCGGGCAATACGGCTTTCTTCAACAATCGAGTCTAAAAGATTAACTTGTTCATTTTCAACAAGAGGCATTGCTGCCGATTGAGCATTATTCATGATCAGCCTCCGCACTTAATTTACGGATTTGATCAGTACTCTTAAGCACTTCATCAAGTAAGTCTTCTAAACGTTCACTGTTAGAAATCTTATTTCTTAAATCTGTTAAACGCTCACGTGCTTCAACTAGTTTTTTTAATGGGTCAACCTGTTGAACAACATTTTCTGGGCGAAAATCTTCCATTGACTTGAATGTTAAATCAACTGCAATTCTGCCGCCTTCTTCAGTCAGCGTATTATCTACTTGAAAAGCTGCTCTTGGAGACAATGACTCCATAACTTCATCAATATTATCTAAATCGACATTAATGAATTTTTTATCTTTTAATTTTGTACGTTCAAGCTCAGAAGCTGCCGAAAAATCACCCATCACACCAACAACAAATGGTAGTTCCTTTGCTTCTTTTGCATCACCAATTTCAACATCATATGTAAGCTGAACACGTGGAGGTCGAATTCGCTGAAGCTTCTTTTGTACGCTTTCTCTCTTAGCCATAAGATTCTATTCCTGATTATTTAATTAAAGGGTCAAAAGGCGAACTTTTTGATTTATTAACATTGGCTACAGGGGCAGTTTTTGGTTTAACCGCAGTTGCTTTTGCTGGAGTTGCTACTCGTTTAGGTACTGTTCTAGAAGCAGTAGCTCTGTTACGTGTTACAGTTTGTTTTTTATAACTTCTTCTTTCGTTATCAACTGAGCCACTTTCTGTAGCAGCCTTAACATTTGAAGTATCAGGTGCAGGCATTGAAGTATGGATATTTTCAATTAACTGTTTAGCAGGTGGATAGGTTACATCATTGCTTAAATAACGCATTTCCTGACTTCGCATTTGCTGCAAAGAACTATTAGCAATGCTTACACCAGACAAAAATAAAACATCTGTTATTAATGAACCGCGTATATTTTGACTTTGCAATTGACTTGCCAAATTCAATGCTTTAACTGGTTGATTGGTTTGATAAAACCGCATAGCTGCTTTAGCTAATAAATCATTTTTTTGAGGCATATTATCACTATCACAAACTTGTTTAAAAATATTCAATAGCTCAGGATCATTTTGACCTTCTGCTAAAGGATTCTTTTTAATACAACTTTTTTTAAGTTTTACAGGCTCAAGTTCTGCTGCTTGAGCACATGATAGACCGATAATGTTTCCAGTCAGAGAAAGTATCAAAATACTTCGTTTCAACACAACTTTCATTCCTCTGTTTTCTTATTTATTCAAGGTCTTACTGAAAAATTAATACTAATAAAACATTAAAAAATCAGCAAAAAAACCTTATATTCAAAAAATTTATGCGCAGTTTATCATATAAACAAACATATCTTATATAAAAATCATATCAACTTAAACTAAAAGTAAATAGTTAAGATCGTTATAAAATATAGCTTAATAAAGTTATTCTCATGAAAACATAATATTGTTATTTTTTGTAATTAAAAATAAGATATTGATTTTTATAAAATAAATGCAAATAGAAACTAAATAAAAAATTATTATAAATATCATTTATTTAGTTTTTACGAAACATTTTCTTAACAATATTTAAGTTTACATTAACTACAAGTCACTTCTATTTGGTTATGAACAGATCATAAAAACTTAAAGTAAAAATCTAGATACAAAAACCACAAAAATTGTCAAGACTAATCTGTCTATCTATTATACTTTTTAAATAAATTTAGTTTTCAGGATAAAGGTTAAAAAGTACCACTCCTAGCTGTAAGCATGCTTTTTCAATATATTTTCATAAAAAATCTAGAAGCAAAAAAATTAAGTTTGTTTTTTGTAAAAGCATGATAAAAAATTATAGACTCCTCTTTTGAATAGCCAATTGGTTCACGCTCAATTCTACAAAAAGGTATCTAATCTATATTTCAATTATAAAATATCTAAGTTCATTTTAATTTTTAATAAACTATAATCATTATTCACTGAGTTGAATAACAAAACCGCTCTTTATATCTTTCACATCT
This region of Acinetobacter sp. XS-4 genomic DNA includes:
- the tssC gene encoding type VI secretion system contractile sheath large subunit gives rise to the protein MNNAQSAAMPLVENEQVNLLDSIVEESRIARNEEEHSRAKSLIGELAKEVMAGTITVSENMTLSIDKRIAEIDALISNQLSQIMHNEQFQKIESTWRGLYYFCQETPSNPLIKIRMLNTTKKELVKDFQGATDFDQSTLFKKIYEEEYGSFGGAPYSALIGDFEFDRTPSDMYLLEQISHIAAAAHAPFISAASPSILGLESFTDIDRPRDVSKIFETAEYVQWRSFRDSEDARYVALTLPHVLGRLPYHPKEGTATEGFNFAEDVSGANHNEYLWMNAAYAFGTRLTNAFDMHGWCAAIRGVEGGGLVEGLPVHTFKTQDGEVVFKCPTEIAITDRREKELSDLGFIPLVHCKNTDYAAFFGAQSTQKPKKYDNDTANANSALSSQIQYIMAVSRIAHYLKAMMRDKVGSFASAGNVEAFLNEWLSQYVLLDDGASQEAKAQYPLREASVKVVEDPAQPGHYKSVVFLRPHFQLDELSVSLRLVTELPQSSN
- the tssB gene encoding type VI secretion system contractile sheath small subunit, giving the protein MAKRESVQKKLQRIRPPRVQLTYDVEIGDAKEAKELPFVVGVMGDFSAASELERTKLKDKKFINVDLDNIDEVMESLSPRAAFQVDNTLTEEGGRIAVDLTFKSMEDFRPENVVQQVDPLKKLVEARERLTDLRNKISNSERLEDLLDEVLKSTDQIRKLSAEADHE